Part of the Nocardioides perillae genome is shown below.
GCACTCGTCGACGAGAGCCCCGACCTGCTCGTCCTCGCCTACCGGTTCGGGGACCTCGAGTGGTCCGACGCGCCGTTCCAGGCCCAACGGATGACGACCACAGGGGCAGGCTGGCCGAGCGGTGGGCCGGCCGCTCCGGTCGTCTTCAGGACCGTCCTCGTGGACTCGCGTTCCGGGCGCGTGTTGTCGCTGCGCCACGACGAGTGGTCCGTCGCTTTCTCGAACGCCGTCCGTGTCTCCGTGGCTGAACAGCTGGTCGTGCAGCCCGACGACCAGGCGGCGGGCCAGCGGCTGGACGCGTTGTACGACCGGTTCCGCACACCGCTCGACATGGTGCGAGCCGTCGCCGTGGCGGGATGCCGGACGGAGGCTCCCATGACATCAGGCGCGTCTGTCCACTTCTACTGACACTGAAGGCAAGGATGGTGCCCGTGCGGACCCACGCGGTGTACGTGGCGGCTTCGCGGGCGGCGCAGCTCAACTTGGAGACAGGCCTGGGTCACCAGGTCTGGGGGTGGCGGCTGGGTGCTGTGGACGACGAGGTGCGTCGACGGCTCAAGGCGGGTGACCACGTCCTCCTGGGGGCAGGCGGTCCGTCGCCCCGGGTGCCTCCCGGTGGATGGCGTGACGCCGCGCTGGGAAGGCTCGTCCGCTGCGAGGCCCTCTCAGGCATTCATCACGGGACCGAGCCGGTCTGGTCGGACGAGGTCTACCCGTTGCGAGTCCGACTGAAGATCCTTTCCGACCAGCGACGTCCTGCGCTCGATGGGTGCAGTCCCAGAGGTCCTGGAGGCCATGCGGATGTCGGCGAACAAGCGCGGCGCTCCGGTCATGGTCACGCCTTAGGAGCAGGCGCAGCGCGACGGCTGCCGGCTCAAGCCTCCCGGAGGTCCGGCTGGGCGCACCAGCCGTCGACGTACTCGTCCCAGAGTCGTTTCGCCATGTGCTGGACGGCCCAGAAGGCGGTCTGGAGCTCGCCGAGGTCGAGGTCGTCAGCAGCGAGCTCGTGCTCGATGACGACTACTCCCTCACGCCAGAACGTGCGGCAGAACACGGCGCCCCCATTCACCTCGTTCATCTCGAACAACAGCTGAGGACTGAGCGGGACGTCCAGGCCCAGGTGTCCCCGGAGCCAGACGTAGTAGTCGCTGTCGCCCTGCACCCCGACCCACATCCGTCCGCCGCCGAGGAGAGGGAACGGCCAGTCGCCGTCGGAGTCCTGCGCGACGTGGTCCTGCTCGATGACGCGCTCGAGCAGCTTCTCGACGTGCGCCTGCACGAAGTCCTTCCGCACGTTGTCCCTTCCTTCGGTTGGAGCTGGCTGGCAGGACGGTAGGTCGATCAGGGCGTCGCCCGCAGATGTTCCGGCAATTCGCCCCTGCTCGCGGCCGGCGCGCGTCCGAGCGGGTGTCGGTGGCCTGGCATAAGCTTCGTGCTCGTGTTCGACTTCGTTGATCTCTTCGCCGGCGTGGGCGGTTTCCACGCTGCTCTCAGCAGCGTCGGCGGGAGGGCCGTGCAGGCGTCCGAGATCGACCCGAAGCCCGCGGCTGTCTACGAGTCGAACTGGGGTCTGCGGCCCGACGGTGACGTCCGGGCCCTGGCGGCCGATGCTGGTCGGCTCGTCAAGGACCACGCAGTCCTCACTGGCGGCTTCCCGTGCCAGCCGTTCAGCAAGTCAGGTCGCCAGCTGGGGGTCGCGGAGGACCGCGGGACGCTCTTCCACGACATCATCCGGATCTTGCAGGCAAAGACCCCGCCCGTGGTCATGCTGGAGAACGTCCGCAACATCGCCGGGCCCAGGCAGCGCGAAGCGTGGCACGGCGTCGTGGACGGTCTGCGCAGTGCCGGCTACCGCGTGTCCAGCACGCCATGCGTCTTCTCTCCGCACCTCCTGGCACCTGACGACGGCGGCGCAGCGCAGCTGCGCGAGCGCGTCTACATCATGGGTGTCCACGTGGGGCGGGAACGCGCACTCCTGGAGACCGCCGTGGCGCCT
Proteins encoded:
- a CDS encoding T3SS (YopN, CesT) and YbjN peptide-binding chaperone 1, producing MRKDFVQAHVEKLLERVIEQDHVAQDSDGDWPFPLLGGGRMWVGVQGDSDYYVWLRGHLGLDVPLSPQLLFEMNEVNGGAVFCRTFWREGVVVIEHELAADDLDLGELQTAFWAVQHMAKRLWDEYVDGWCAQPDLREA